Proteins found in one Corynebacterium canis genomic segment:
- a CDS encoding ECF transporter S component has translation MGNQQNAATRNATREYLVAAAIGVAGSVIIVPLIYLQVGLSLLHFYLVAAVLGFWVLPFALASLLVRRPGATLIAALTIGFISALTSPFGASALGALALEGVLFELPFAVLLYRRWSAWQYVISVILLCSFLGWFVPQAVGSDQQSTIASLICALIATATGLVLLLVTYRLHTKVLAAGVLRKR, from the coding sequence GTGGGAAATCAACAGAATGCCGCAACCAGAAACGCGACACGTGAATATTTGGTCGCCGCGGCCATTGGCGTTGCGGGATCGGTGATTATTGTCCCCCTGATCTACCTGCAAGTTGGCCTGAGCCTCCTGCACTTCTACCTGGTGGCGGCGGTGCTCGGCTTCTGGGTGCTGCCCTTCGCCCTTGCCTCGCTGCTGGTGCGGCGTCCCGGGGCGACGCTGATCGCGGCATTGACAATCGGCTTTATCTCCGCATTGACCTCGCCATTCGGTGCCAGCGCGCTGGGGGCGCTTGCCCTGGAAGGCGTGCTGTTCGAACTCCCATTTGCGGTGCTGTTGTATCGGCGGTGGAGCGCCTGGCAATACGTGATCAGCGTGATCCTGCTGTGCAGCTTCCTCGGGTGGTTCGTGCCCCAAGCGGTGGGCAGCGACCAACAATCGACGATCGCCAGCCTGATCTGTGCGCTCATCGCCACCGCCACAGGGTTGGTGTTATTGCTGGTCACCTATAGGTTGCATACCAAAGTGCTGGCCGCGGGAGTGCTGCGTAAGCGTTAG
- a CDS encoding ATP-binding cassette domain-containing protein, with amino-acid sequence MRVDKETETIAAQAVSIETATGAQIVSNVSLRLGVGEGCLLVGDSGCGKSTFLAACAGVIAETHPDLRVLGELRVLDHAEIEYPLHAGIGYVAQDPDAYVLMPTVWEEVAFPLENLGLPYAEVVRRTERCLAEFALEHLASASPWQLSGGQRQRLAMACIWVAEPKLYLLDEPTAHLDAAWGRRLLENLNERVAGGEISMLMVTHKQHTESDGSASVFRLSPQHPSTIAAEPLALGFTIESGYDIELDQLVSRKNLVGLPAVSATLKAGEITVIRGENGSGKSSLLRVLAGAARPHSGAVRGPGQLLGRTAWCRQNPELQFGDVTVADTIQRASTATVRREAWSQAEIQHLRAALKLDHIEECASVFTLSGGEQQRLAVLAATLRAAPIMLFDEPTANQDPVTKTLVARCLRALADAGATVIWVCHDEQLAAEYADATIDLGRARTEEPAPAAARTERAERHSQQALHPVAIQLCVFALIVASFAIESAGVLLGLLAVAVAILVALTWKSPRELATKLQVILAVGVVFSLVGARSSLAGEMWNPYSIIVAGASHGMALAHCVAWALIGGTVTNARRVLESASQSFRFNDNFVVVPMTGMSILHYVRHQWREILDTLLVNEARGTGIWRRATRRVRVAVRVVLPLLVATIRFAERTSVTLLSRGYPAPNPRTINQRYRWRWRDSVSVFCVTLGVIAVSVLA; translated from the coding sequence ATGCGGGTAGACAAGGAAACCGAAACAATCGCGGCGCAGGCGGTGAGCATTGAGACCGCCACCGGTGCGCAAATAGTTTCAAATGTTTCCTTGCGCCTAGGCGTGGGCGAGGGGTGTTTGCTCGTCGGCGATTCGGGGTGCGGGAAATCCACCTTCCTGGCGGCCTGCGCCGGGGTAATTGCGGAAACCCATCCGGACCTGCGTGTCTTGGGCGAGCTGCGCGTGCTCGATCACGCGGAGATCGAATACCCGTTGCACGCGGGGATCGGCTACGTAGCCCAAGACCCCGACGCCTATGTGCTCATGCCCACCGTTTGGGAAGAGGTTGCGTTTCCCCTGGAAAACCTGGGTTTGCCGTACGCGGAAGTAGTGCGGCGGACCGAGCGCTGCCTCGCCGAGTTCGCGCTGGAGCATCTGGCCTCGGCCAGTCCGTGGCAGCTTTCGGGAGGGCAACGCCAGCGGCTCGCCATGGCCTGCATTTGGGTGGCCGAACCGAAACTGTATTTGCTCGATGAGCCGACCGCGCATCTCGACGCCGCGTGGGGGCGCCGCCTCCTTGAAAACCTCAACGAACGCGTCGCTGGCGGCGAGATTTCCATGCTGATGGTCACGCACAAACAGCACACCGAAAGCGATGGCTCCGCCAGCGTGTTCCGCCTTTCCCCCCAACACCCATCCACGATCGCGGCGGAACCGCTCGCACTGGGATTTACCATCGAGAGTGGCTACGATATCGAGCTTGACCAGCTAGTGAGCCGTAAGAATCTGGTCGGTTTGCCGGCGGTGAGCGCGACGCTCAAAGCGGGGGAAATCACCGTGATTCGCGGCGAAAACGGCAGCGGGAAATCCAGCTTATTGCGGGTGCTTGCGGGGGCGGCGCGACCGCACAGTGGCGCGGTCAGGGGGCCCGGCCAATTGCTCGGGCGGACCGCATGGTGCCGGCAAAACCCCGAACTCCAGTTTGGTGATGTCACCGTCGCCGATACGATCCAACGGGCCAGCACCGCAACCGTGCGACGCGAGGCATGGAGTCAGGCGGAAATACAGCACCTGCGGGCGGCGCTAAAGCTCGACCATATCGAAGAGTGCGCCTCAGTGTTTACGCTCTCCGGTGGCGAACAGCAGCGCCTCGCGGTGCTGGCGGCCACGCTTCGCGCCGCCCCAATCATGCTGTTCGATGAACCCACCGCGAACCAAGACCCCGTGACAAAAACGCTGGTAGCCAGGTGTCTCCGCGCGCTCGCCGATGCCGGTGCGACCGTTATATGGGTATGCCACGACGAACAGCTCGCCGCCGAATACGCGGACGCAACAATCGACTTGGGACGCGCGCGAACGGAAGAGCCCGCACCCGCCGCCGCGCGCACCGAACGCGCCGAGCGCCACAGCCAGCAAGCATTGCATCCCGTGGCCATCCAACTCTGCGTTTTCGCACTCATCGTCGCATCGTTCGCCATCGAATCGGCGGGTGTGTTGCTCGGTTTGCTAGCGGTGGCCGTGGCCATCCTTGTAGCGCTGACGTGGAAATCGCCCCGCGAGCTGGCAACAAAATTGCAAGTGATCCTTGCCGTTGGCGTCGTATTTTCGCTCGTGGGGGCGCGCAGCAGCCTCGCGGGCGAGATGTGGAACCCGTATTCGATTATCGTTGCCGGTGCGAGCCACGGCATGGCATTGGCCCATTGCGTCGCGTGGGCCTTAATCGGCGGCACGGTGACAAACGCGCGGCGGGTGTTGGAATCGGCGTCGCAAAGCTTCCGCTTCAACGACAACTTCGTGGTGGTGCCCATGACGGGCATGTCAATCCTGCACTATGTGCGGCACCAATGGCGGGAGATCCTAGACACGCTGCTGGTGAACGAGGCGCGCGGAACCGGAATCTGGCGGCGCGCAACACGCCGCGTGCGGGTGGCCGTCCGTGTCGTGCTGCCGCTGCTCGTGGCCACCATTCGCTTTGCCGAACGCACGTCCGTAACGCTGCTTTCGCGCGGCTACCCGGCACCGAACCCACGAACGATCAACCAGCGTTATCGCTGGCGATGGCGCGACAGTGTCAGCGTATTCTGCGTCACCTTGGGGGTGATAGCGGTCAGCGTGTTGGCATAA
- a CDS encoding AMP-binding protein, producing the protein MEPLRYAHFLDVLLAHEGEETLGITFIDSRSEEFYPYGQLVKDAAVLASYLAELGVRRGDNVIIQIEDNKTLVQAFWAIAWLGAVPVPLGVARDARSERLLYSVFELLDSPWVLHAAELPLGHEKIGDRLVQFEDIDALRERIGELSTVAFPPVQLRGEETRVIQFSSGSTGMPKGVIVTETNLLVGLQSTVPRRPAKLQNKMLSWMPLTHNMSMIGFLVYAVFSGYPLALLPTKLFVMNPASWLYAIDRFRPTITAAPNFALKHLLTMLQARPIAANKAPDLSSLHKLVCASEPISLDLVSQFESAMAGYGLRKSIFVSGYGLSEACLTVAMSEIYEPLKAITLDRSRIAPGATVADITLEVSQGGSAFVSVGQPVPNLKVTICDESDNDLAEGVIGEVCLAGAAITDDALTAQGRQKHPTTSYGALKTGDIGTIIDGELYIIGRIKDIIFIGGKNYYGNDLEQSIEQKFPVQCVAGGYTNEVTGTESVAIFLAPSQTPVNRENAALTDAERDELSHQVRSTLMKELGIPVDRIFWVDSIPRSATGKKLRGVLMSSLIEVKN; encoded by the coding sequence ATGGAGCCACTGCGTTATGCGCACTTTCTTGATGTGCTACTCGCCCACGAAGGCGAAGAAACTTTAGGGATAACCTTTATAGATTCACGAAGTGAGGAGTTTTATCCGTATGGGCAGTTAGTGAAAGACGCTGCTGTACTCGCGTCTTACCTCGCAGAATTGGGCGTTCGACGTGGTGACAACGTCATCATCCAAATTGAAGATAACAAGACTCTGGTACAAGCGTTTTGGGCGATTGCGTGGCTTGGTGCGGTGCCTGTCCCCCTTGGTGTGGCGCGCGATGCGCGGAGTGAACGGCTATTGTATTCCGTGTTTGAGCTCCTCGATTCGCCGTGGGTGCTTCACGCCGCAGAGCTCCCGCTTGGGCACGAAAAGATCGGCGATCGTCTCGTGCAATTCGAGGACATTGACGCCCTGCGTGAACGAATTGGTGAGCTTTCAACTGTTGCTTTTCCTCCCGTGCAGCTTCGTGGTGAGGAAACCCGAGTCATCCAGTTTTCTTCCGGTTCTACGGGCATGCCTAAAGGGGTGATCGTAACCGAAACTAATCTACTGGTTGGCTTGCAATCGACGGTTCCACGACGGCCAGCGAAGCTGCAAAACAAGATGCTTAGCTGGATGCCGCTCACACACAACATGTCAATGATCGGATTTCTCGTGTACGCGGTGTTTTCTGGATATCCACTTGCGCTGTTGCCGACCAAGTTGTTTGTGATGAATCCGGCGAGTTGGTTATATGCGATCGATCGGTTCCGCCCGACTATCACCGCTGCGCCCAATTTCGCCTTGAAGCATCTGCTTACCATGCTTCAGGCACGGCCAATTGCGGCAAATAAGGCGCCAGACTTGTCGTCCCTGCATAAGCTCGTGTGCGCGTCCGAGCCCATCAGCTTGGATTTAGTAAGCCAATTTGAATCCGCGATGGCTGGCTATGGGTTGCGTAAAAGCATTTTTGTATCGGGATACGGACTTTCCGAAGCGTGCCTCACGGTGGCTATGAGCGAAATATATGAGCCGTTGAAAGCCATCACCCTGGATAGGTCGAGAATCGCACCGGGGGCAACGGTCGCAGATATCACGCTTGAGGTTTCTCAGGGCGGAAGTGCATTTGTCAGTGTTGGGCAACCCGTTCCGAACCTCAAGGTCACGATTTGTGATGAGTCGGATAATGATCTTGCGGAGGGGGTAATAGGCGAAGTGTGTCTTGCGGGCGCTGCAATAACCGATGATGCGTTGACTGCACAGGGCAGGCAGAAACACCCTACAACGAGCTACGGCGCACTGAAGACGGGCGATATCGGCACGATTATCGACGGGGAGCTCTATATCATCGGCCGCATTAAAGACATAATCTTTATTGGCGGGAAAAACTACTACGGCAATGACTTGGAGCAAAGCATTGAGCAGAAATTCCCTGTTCAATGCGTTGCCGGTGGGTACACCAACGAAGTGACTGGCACGGAGTCTGTGGCGATATTCCTTGCGCCTAGCCAAACTCCTGTTAATCGGGAAAATGCTGCGCTCACCGATGCAGAGCGAGATGAGCTGTCGCACCAAGTTCGTTCCACATTAATGAAGGAGCTTGGTATTCCAGTAGACCGGATTTTCTGGGTTGACAGTATTCCCCGGTCAGCCACCGGCAAAAAGCTGCGGGGCGTGCTGATGTCTAGCCTGATAGAGGTGAAAAACTGA
- a CDS encoding alpha/beta fold hydrolase: protein MNVSVSARALAEKVRQILTEVSGVDLDEKDFVLKNSIPHSVTLLHCLLGIEKEFNIQLPLEDIRYDYRFSELVDLVCANLDEATVLGVEQDPQMGDVWADTIPLNQIQLAYLFGTSKEFELGGTATYVYFEAEYDAPKEQVAEHLDYLVSRHSAFHYVPDLESGTLTRTESPQAVIQVRDGIDESDLRAELEGKAVRSFIEEPGAMLVVAGEKKTKLFAYFNMVVFDAGSIYVLLGELDRLIAGKELPPVLQCAEAVGVVAARKQRFDAAEDLRYWKRKLRDFPERPNSLVPLFGENAPSMQRVSYQCSPDLVKTLERVASEMECSTSALILGVHTSVVSRWLNQPEIPWNVTVTDRVFLPNQPCLGDFTSSMLISGRSAAGSNLAQTVVEISGDIREGLQHRGVGGVELLQWLQDSTERRLARCPLVFTSYLGGAQRNTARVTHASSRTAQVALDVQVMPTGDGIALSWDVVEEYFPAYQRMFDLVLQQLESLGRFEASAMPVPAVDVQACKHDRRYNATKREYPDVTLVDLVRDSVERAPNAVAVIDVAGFEEAMTYTQLWEASGSIAQELELHGMCVGDRVIVRYTRTAQDIVNVLAVVRAGGAYIPVDSQWPEVRRQHILTQAAAFAELYGTAITYTGSHPQETARLRRGGVQPEDLAYIIFTSGTTGAPKGVETSHRAVVNTIHSLIQDLQLTSEHAFPGLSALSFDLSVFDVFAAFAVGGQLAIIHDNRDVDEIIACLEHLDSIGRQIVWNSAPALLELLLLRLASDTKIQSVRVVMLSGDRIGTNAVRNTRKHFPQARFLSLGGATEAAIWSIYMDIGDDSLDNETPYGFAMPNQSMHVLGYDHQPAPIGVVGDIYIGGVGLAVCYSGSPELTQAAFMTIDGQRRYRTGDRGYVSERGYICFAGREDNQVKIQGFRVELDEIPQAAKASLVARDCVAMAVTHRSGQIVLAAAFVPTTNEIGESEFQKALSQQLPRYMVPTLVLRLDALPTTANGKLDYKEIRSRFEAASQANAQHNAETVFHAQQVEVAQIWATVLGVPVGALAPNRTFFEAGGDSLKFQEMLTLLRQDLGFRASFRDLIVHPTIERIAQMLEGSEEIRPVAQQESEFQLAVQDYGEDPYAPFPLTDMQMAYFIGRDEGFALGGVSEHYYVETLANVDLARLERALNKLIARHGMLRAVLLADATQRILPTVPYYHVKVTDLRPVDDAAKTAALQGLRDRLSHQLFDVHLWPLFALEAARLDDSMYRLFFSVDMIIGDGMSQRLFIQELNALYEGVELPELNASFRDYVIADTQRRVHGWTGNREILDITQELVSYPAGNFLPHLQASAEVSQVRMRRAADILDAATMAGLRLRAAEQGVSVNTLFLGAYMAALGLWATTERVGVNVTTFNRRGEVGEHHGVFGDFTGLVLLSADAIEAQRPTEFLPRLHNLMLCHLAADYAGVKAVTSLAASAGLVGDAVAPFVFTSLLFDVPKEEHLGPSVASANALGEVVYAISQTPQVLIDNQLLQRGDEVSVAWDYVHEAFPSGMVEEMFERYVACVRALAANPHGEYPPVEPTCAAQLGKYGAHSAAYRRPVPTVTTPAAGDLTVDDGILQVVTEMVSTRCAGSESIPQDVNLLEHGLDSLGFVQLIRDVEQLYHVQLPLASALAQPTTARIADLVSDARGEGGTAGQSHRMQLLRARRGDGGAVDDYVVCVHGGFGSIDVYGELALHAPDNAEVWGLAYPGLKYNYPQATDLRQLAADYAELIRQELPANAKVTIVGWSLGGSIAHQLAGELQEAFDVSVALLDSLAPGIQVETALDSTERGQALFENVAARVGIVLPKKDFTDAGWWDALVDNCQAVGKESAFVYEVAREISPSLVADLGLAGQSVTIREFNALRSLLAARNTFVPAKRIDSAILVLPRDGEARSSKGWERYIGSVQTIDCEGNHYSMLLGEGAISTAGLIWDLGKGRGN from the coding sequence ATGAACGTAAGCGTGTCGGCTCGTGCCCTTGCGGAGAAGGTTCGGCAAATACTCACTGAGGTTTCTGGGGTGGATTTGGATGAGAAAGACTTTGTGCTGAAGAACTCAATTCCACATTCGGTGACTTTATTGCATTGTCTTCTGGGTATAGAGAAAGAATTCAATATTCAGCTACCTCTTGAAGACATTCGTTATGACTATCGTTTTTCCGAGCTTGTTGATCTAGTCTGCGCGAACCTCGACGAGGCGACGGTCCTAGGTGTTGAGCAGGATCCTCAGATGGGAGATGTCTGGGCAGACACGATTCCGCTGAACCAGATACAACTTGCTTACCTGTTTGGAACAAGCAAAGAGTTTGAGCTGGGCGGAACTGCAACGTATGTGTACTTTGAAGCCGAATACGATGCACCAAAAGAGCAGGTCGCGGAACATTTGGACTATTTGGTCTCCCGTCATTCGGCCTTCCACTATGTGCCGGACCTCGAGTCTGGGACGCTTACGCGCACAGAATCTCCACAGGCAGTAATACAAGTTCGCGATGGCATCGACGAGAGCGATTTGCGCGCGGAGCTCGAAGGCAAAGCGGTTCGATCATTTATCGAAGAGCCTGGTGCAATGCTGGTAGTAGCTGGAGAAAAGAAAACCAAGCTATTCGCTTATTTTAATATGGTCGTTTTTGATGCCGGTTCCATCTACGTCTTATTAGGCGAATTAGATCGGTTGATTGCTGGGAAGGAGCTTCCCCCCGTACTTCAGTGCGCGGAGGCAGTGGGGGTAGTGGCAGCTAGGAAGCAACGATTCGATGCTGCGGAGGACTTACGGTACTGGAAGCGTAAATTGCGCGATTTCCCAGAGCGACCAAATTCACTCGTGCCGCTGTTTGGAGAAAATGCGCCATCGATGCAGAGGGTTAGTTACCAGTGCTCTCCAGATTTGGTTAAGACGCTGGAACGAGTAGCTAGTGAGATGGAATGTAGTACATCCGCACTGATCCTCGGCGTGCATACGAGCGTGGTCAGCCGATGGCTGAATCAACCCGAAATTCCCTGGAATGTCACGGTAACAGATCGGGTGTTTTTGCCAAATCAACCTTGTCTCGGAGATTTCACGTCTTCGATGCTGATCTCAGGGCGCAGCGCAGCAGGCTCGAACCTTGCTCAAACGGTAGTCGAAATTAGCGGGGATATTCGAGAGGGTTTGCAGCATCGAGGCGTCGGCGGAGTGGAGTTGTTGCAGTGGTTGCAAGATTCCACAGAACGACGGCTCGCGCGCTGCCCGCTCGTCTTCACGAGTTATCTTGGAGGAGCTCAACGTAACACCGCGCGTGTAACTCACGCTTCGTCACGCACAGCACAGGTTGCTCTTGACGTCCAAGTTATGCCGACTGGTGATGGTATTGCTTTGTCCTGGGATGTGGTTGAAGAGTACTTCCCCGCATACCAGCGCATGTTTGATTTAGTGCTGCAGCAATTGGAGTCGCTAGGTCGGTTCGAAGCTAGTGCTATGCCGGTGCCAGCGGTGGACGTGCAAGCTTGCAAGCACGATCGTCGATACAACGCCACGAAGCGGGAATACCCCGACGTCACCCTAGTGGATCTCGTGCGCGACTCTGTGGAACGCGCACCGAATGCGGTCGCGGTGATTGATGTTGCTGGGTTCGAAGAGGCCATGACGTATACCCAGTTATGGGAAGCATCTGGGAGTATTGCCCAAGAACTCGAATTACACGGTATGTGCGTAGGCGATCGTGTTATTGTTCGCTATACACGAACCGCCCAGGATATTGTCAATGTGCTTGCCGTGGTGCGAGCAGGTGGCGCATATATTCCAGTTGATAGTCAATGGCCGGAGGTGCGTAGGCAACACATCCTGACACAAGCGGCGGCGTTTGCGGAGCTCTATGGTACCGCGATCACTTACACCGGTTCGCATCCGCAAGAGACAGCACGCTTGCGCCGAGGTGGTGTGCAGCCAGAGGATCTTGCTTACATAATTTTTACCTCTGGAACAACTGGTGCGCCGAAGGGTGTGGAGACCAGCCATCGAGCGGTAGTAAATACGATACATAGCTTGATTCAGGATTTGCAGCTCACCTCCGAGCATGCCTTCCCAGGTCTTTCAGCACTAAGTTTCGACTTGTCCGTATTTGACGTCTTTGCGGCGTTTGCGGTAGGTGGACAGCTTGCCATAATTCACGATAACCGTGATGTGGACGAGATCATTGCGTGTTTAGAGCACCTTGACTCTATCGGTAGGCAGATTGTTTGGAATTCAGCGCCAGCATTGCTTGAATTGCTACTCCTGCGCTTAGCTTCAGATACAAAGATTCAAAGTGTGCGTGTGGTGATGCTGAGCGGGGACCGGATTGGAACGAATGCTGTACGCAATACTCGTAAGCATTTTCCGCAGGCTCGTTTTCTAAGCCTTGGAGGTGCCACCGAGGCGGCAATTTGGTCCATCTATATGGACATTGGTGATGATTCCCTAGACAACGAAACACCTTATGGGTTCGCGATGCCGAACCAAAGCATGCACGTGCTTGGTTACGATCATCAACCGGCCCCGATCGGAGTTGTCGGCGATATCTATATCGGTGGCGTGGGCTTGGCGGTCTGTTATAGTGGCTCACCTGAGCTGACTCAAGCTGCCTTTATGACCATTGATGGTCAGCGTAGGTACCGCACTGGGGATCGCGGGTACGTTTCAGAACGCGGCTATATCTGCTTTGCCGGTCGTGAGGATAATCAAGTGAAAATCCAAGGTTTTCGCGTTGAGCTCGATGAGATTCCTCAAGCCGCGAAGGCGTCGTTGGTGGCTCGGGATTGTGTGGCCATGGCAGTAACCCACCGTAGCGGCCAAATTGTGCTCGCTGCCGCCTTTGTGCCGACAACAAATGAAATCGGGGAATCGGAATTCCAGAAGGCGTTGTCGCAGCAGCTACCGAGGTATATGGTCCCAACATTGGTGCTGCGTCTTGACGCGCTGCCAACCACTGCGAACGGAAAGCTCGATTACAAGGAGATACGCAGTCGTTTCGAAGCTGCCTCGCAGGCGAACGCGCAGCACAATGCAGAAACCGTGTTTCATGCTCAACAGGTCGAAGTTGCGCAAATCTGGGCCACCGTTCTTGGCGTGCCGGTGGGTGCACTGGCGCCAAATCGCACCTTTTTCGAAGCAGGCGGAGATTCTCTGAAGTTCCAAGAGATGTTGACGTTGTTACGCCAGGACCTCGGTTTCCGCGCGTCGTTTCGAGACCTTATTGTGCATCCCACGATCGAGCGTATTGCGCAGATGTTAGAGGGCTCAGAAGAGATAAGGCCCGTAGCCCAGCAGGAATCAGAATTCCAGTTAGCAGTTCAAGACTACGGGGAAGATCCGTACGCACCGTTCCCGTTGACTGATATGCAAATGGCCTATTTCATTGGCCGTGATGAAGGCTTTGCTTTGGGCGGTGTGAGCGAGCACTATTATGTGGAAACGCTTGCAAACGTGGATTTAGCGCGCCTAGAACGAGCGTTGAACAAGCTTATCGCTCGCCACGGTATGCTTCGTGCGGTACTACTCGCGGACGCGACGCAACGGATACTCCCCACCGTGCCGTACTATCACGTCAAGGTAACAGATCTGCGGCCAGTGGATGATGCCGCAAAAACCGCCGCGCTGCAAGGACTTCGCGACAGGCTCAGCCACCAACTTTTTGATGTACACCTCTGGCCCCTGTTCGCTCTAGAGGCGGCGAGACTCGATGACAGCATGTATCGATTGTTCTTTAGCGTGGATATGATCATCGGTGACGGGATGAGTCAGCGGTTGTTTATTCAAGAACTCAATGCCTTGTACGAGGGCGTCGAACTTCCAGAGCTCAATGCATCGTTCCGCGATTATGTTATTGCAGATACCCAGCGGCGCGTCCACGGGTGGACTGGTAATCGGGAAATCCTTGATATTACTCAAGAGCTTGTTTCGTACCCAGCGGGTAATTTCCTACCCCACTTGCAGGCATCGGCCGAGGTAAGTCAGGTACGCATGCGACGCGCCGCAGATATTTTGGACGCTGCAACGATGGCTGGTTTGCGGCTTCGTGCTGCGGAGCAGGGCGTTTCTGTGAACACATTGTTCTTAGGTGCGTACATGGCAGCGCTAGGGTTGTGGGCGACTACCGAACGCGTCGGTGTCAATGTCACTACCTTTAACCGGCGTGGCGAAGTGGGCGAGCACCACGGCGTATTTGGGGATTTCACCGGCTTGGTATTGCTGTCTGCTGATGCGATTGAGGCTCAGCGTCCGACCGAATTCTTGCCACGGTTGCATAATTTGATGTTGTGTCATCTTGCAGCAGACTATGCAGGGGTGAAGGCGGTTACCTCTCTTGCCGCTTCCGCTGGTCTGGTGGGCGATGCGGTGGCTCCGTTCGTTTTTACTTCGCTGTTGTTCGACGTCCCAAAGGAAGAGCACTTAGGTCCGAGTGTTGCCTCAGCTAACGCGCTCGGTGAGGTAGTGTATGCAATCTCACAGACACCGCAAGTGCTTATTGACAACCAGTTGCTGCAAAGAGGCGACGAGGTCAGCGTAGCCTGGGATTACGTACATGAAGCTTTCCCTTCGGGCATGGTCGAAGAGATGTTTGAACGCTACGTTGCCTGCGTGCGGGCGTTGGCTGCTAATCCACATGGTGAGTACCCGCCTGTCGAGCCGACGTGCGCCGCACAGTTAGGCAAATACGGGGCCCACTCAGCTGCTTATCGACGTCCCGTTCCTACCGTTACCACGCCAGCTGCAGGTGATTTGACCGTTGATGATGGAATCTTGCAGGTGGTCACGGAGATGGTTTCCACGCGCTGCGCTGGTTCGGAAAGTATCCCGCAGGATGTGAATCTCTTGGAGCATGGGCTCGATTCCCTCGGCTTTGTTCAATTGATTCGTGATGTGGAGCAGCTTTACCACGTGCAACTGCCCTTGGCATCGGCATTGGCACAGCCGACGACCGCTCGTATCGCAGATTTGGTGAGTGATGCTCGCGGCGAAGGTGGTACCGCAGGCCAAAGCCATCGCATGCAATTGTTGCGGGCGCGGCGGGGAGACGGCGGCGCAGTTGACGACTATGTGGTGTGTGTTCATGGCGGTTTCGGCTCAATAGATGTTTACGGTGAACTTGCTCTCCATGCCCCAGATAATGCTGAGGTCTGGGGATTGGCATATCCGGGATTGAAATACAACTATCCACAAGCGACAGACTTGAGGCAATTAGCAGCAGATTATGCGGAACTGATCCGCCAAGAGCTTCCCGCTAACGCCAAAGTAACAATAGTTGGCTGGAGCCTCGGTGGTTCGATAGCGCATCAGCTAGCGGGAGAATTGCAAGAGGCGTTTGATGTTTCAGTGGCGTTGCTTGATTCGCTTGCTCCAGGTATTCAAGTAGAGACGGCATTGGATTCCACGGAGCGTGGACAAGCATTGTTTGAAAACGTTGCTGCGCGAGTGGGCATAGTCCTACCAAAGAAAGATTTCACCGATGCTGGTTGGTGGGACGCATTAGTGGATAACTGCCAAGCTGTGGGCAAAGAATCCGCATTCGTATACGAGGTAGCCAGGGAGATCTCTCCGTCGCTGGTTGCTGATCTCGGCCTTGCGGGGCAATCCGTGACTATCCGAGAATTCAATGCGTTGCGTAGCCTGCTGGCTGCGCGAAATACATTTGTTCCGGCAAAGAGAATTGACAGTGCAATTCTGGTACTTCCTCGTGATGGGGAGGCACGCAGTTCCAAAGGCTGGGAACGTTATATCGGATCGGTGCAGACCATAGACTGCGAAGGAAATCACTATTCCATGCTTTTGGGTGAAGGTGCCATTTCGACCGCAGGTCTTATCTGGGACTTAGGGAAAGGCCGAGGAAATTGA